Proteins encoded by one window of Marinoscillum sp. 108:
- a CDS encoding T9SS type A sorting domain-containing protein: protein MIIKIGLLTISYLALTGVLWAQCPTSGTISSNCTTIGNLTISGTTLNVDPGVTVTVMGTLKVESGGTLNGTGATFNVWTLADGAGSTNTYNGGTYNVSTSFSTANGGDFAMYNSNVVLSMGTVSISGDDVVLENSTFTGVSSWTTSVTSMAMTGTDITTSGSLQLENATITDAVLDVGTSISLKNTTVTNSIVNSGGKMTIENGSVVFDNSTLDLGTSNLMSFGTTALDFNGNGVLTMNNNTQVDIKGDIVNNEWYIDNSHVRATGNFDNAGNEILVVRNNGTFNLLRNFDNRGNSDVSADSGGFIDVGGNFDNRNGGAVDVNGGTLVVGGTFTGNTPTGDTGDCSGGSGGCCGSSCNPLPVSLLLFEGVERAGKVVLSWETVSELNNSHFTLERSRDGQTFEEIIKVEGAGSCKEMRRYEVTDEQGHNAWTVTYYRLSQTDYDGTHEVLKVIALGSTAFSSEIKTYPNPAFSESIFAVDGATADMSWGLYTISGLQISTGNFSVEQKISTAGMKPGTYLLKVQNLNGYSTKRLAIQ, encoded by the coding sequence ATGATCATCAAAATAGGCTTACTCACCATCTCATATTTAGCACTTACCGGAGTGTTATGGGCACAATGCCCTACTTCTGGTACTATTAGCAGCAATTGTACCACCATTGGGAACCTGACCATTTCCGGCACTACGCTCAATGTGGATCCGGGAGTCACGGTGACCGTGATGGGTACACTCAAAGTAGAATCCGGAGGTACGCTCAACGGCACTGGAGCTACCTTTAATGTGTGGACACTAGCCGATGGGGCCGGATCCACCAACACCTACAATGGCGGCACCTATAATGTATCTACTAGTTTTTCAACCGCCAATGGTGGAGATTTTGCCATGTATAATAGCAATGTAGTACTCAGCATGGGGACAGTGAGTATCTCAGGAGACGATGTAGTACTGGAGAACTCTACATTTACAGGCGTATCCTCATGGACCACCAGCGTGACCAGCATGGCCATGACAGGGACAGATATAACCACCTCCGGGAGTTTGCAACTCGAGAATGCTACCATCACCGACGCGGTGCTGGATGTGGGAACGAGTATTTCCTTGAAAAACACTACAGTTACTAACAGTATCGTGAATTCAGGAGGGAAAATGACCATTGAAAATGGTAGCGTGGTTTTTGACAATAGCACCCTGGATCTTGGTACTTCCAATTTGATGTCATTTGGGACCACTGCACTGGATTTCAATGGCAATGGTGTGCTCACGATGAATAACAATACTCAGGTGGATATTAAAGGGGATATTGTGAATAATGAATGGTACATAGACAACTCACATGTTCGCGCCACAGGCAATTTTGACAATGCAGGGAATGAGATTTTAGTGGTAAGAAACAATGGCACTTTTAATCTGCTTCGCAATTTCGACAATCGTGGAAATAGTGATGTTTCCGCAGATAGTGGAGGGTTCATTGATGTAGGTGGAAATTTTGATAATAGGAATGGTGGTGCTGTGGATGTGAATGGTGGTACTCTGGTGGTTGGAGGTACTTTCACTGGCAACACACCAACGGGAGATACTGGCGATTGCTCCGGTGGGAGTGGAGGATGTTGCGGGAGTTCCTGCAATCCGCTTCCTGTGAGTCTGTTGTTGTTTGAAGGAGTGGAGCGAGCAGGAAAGGTTGTACTTAGTTGGGAGACCGTCTCTGAACTCAACAACAGCCACTTTACCCTGGAGCGATCAAGGGATGGACAGACTTTTGAGGAAATAATAAAAGTGGAAGGAGCCGGATCCTGCAAAGAAATGCGTAGGTATGAAGTGACTGATGAACAAGGACACAATGCCTGGACGGTCACCTATTACAGGCTTTCACAGACCGACTATGATGGAACTCATGAAGTGCTCAAAGTCATTGCCTTGGGGTCCACCGCTTTTTCTTCGGAAATCAAAACTTATCCGAATCCTGCTTTTTCAGAATCGATATTTGCCGTAGACGGAGCCACCGCAGATATGTCCTGGGGACTGTATACCATCAGCGGACTTCAGATAAGCACGGGCAATTTCAGTGTGGAGCAGAAGATTAGCACAGCCGGAATGAAGCCGGGTACCTATTTACTCAAAGTGCAGAATTTAAATGGATATTCCACCAAAAGACTCGCTATTCAATAA
- a CDS encoding T9SS type A sorting domain-containing protein: MTGDVTINSNCNIAAGANYTITGNLTLNANLTLGAGAKLTVTGTLNNSYVGSATTRTISGGTVEVGTATIGDNYTLNLSGTTLNVTNGYTGGYHGGLTMTNAVLDIGTSFSEGFQQGTITLNNSDISTGTTFATSGGGTQLSLTNGSSIDAGTSFSFTGGSGRTLTVNNSSINSGTNFTIGEQSGSNITNGSSLVVGGNFLNDNGADMILDNSTITLTSGNFMNDFQATILAQNGSDITLSNGNMNTEDQSSLIIDASDVYINGDMNNDFHAQLTVRNNGTLTVTGDFNNGLQPNGDPADQGYVDVDGGSVSIGGNLNNSAGSSIDIDGGGSFAVAGNVTNGNESTPASITVPDGTFSYGGTMSDPHSGVSASSGDSECADGCCGSGCAALPVSLITFDALQEDDQVLLSWSTATEKDNDYFTLERSTDGRTFQPIAQVSGNGTSKVIQHYSFIDYLGFVSSSTSVYYRLSQTDYDGTFEWLRVIDLGQSAQVNRIQAFPNPAWQGDELQIEGVTADMSWEIYALSGGLMARGSFISGNRIDTQHYKPGTYLLKSFSGSASTTAKIIIR, encoded by the coding sequence GTGACAGGTGATGTAACCATCAATAGCAATTGTAACATTGCTGCAGGAGCCAACTATACCATTACCGGAAACCTTACACTGAATGCCAATCTAACATTGGGTGCAGGAGCTAAACTCACGGTGACAGGTACACTCAATAATAGCTATGTTGGTTCGGCCACTACCCGAACCATTTCTGGCGGGACTGTAGAGGTAGGCACAGCCACCATCGGAGATAATTATACCCTGAACCTAAGTGGTACTACACTGAATGTGACTAACGGCTATACCGGTGGTTATCACGGTGGGCTCACCATGACCAATGCCGTTTTGGATATTGGCACATCATTTTCAGAGGGGTTCCAGCAGGGTACCATCACACTCAATAACTCTGATATTTCCACCGGAACTACTTTTGCCACTTCCGGAGGAGGCACACAGTTGTCACTGACAAATGGATCGTCCATCGATGCAGGGACTTCCTTCAGTTTTACCGGTGGCAGCGGACGCACACTCACCGTGAACAACTCTTCCATCAACTCAGGCACTAACTTCACGATTGGGGAGCAATCTGGCTCCAACATTACCAATGGCTCATCTCTTGTAGTCGGAGGTAATTTCTTAAATGACAATGGTGCCGATATGATCCTGGATAATTCTACGATCACGCTCACATCAGGAAACTTTATGAATGACTTCCAGGCTACTATTTTGGCCCAAAATGGGAGTGATATCACCCTCTCAAATGGTAACATGAATACGGAGGATCAGTCTAGTCTGATCATCGATGCCAGCGATGTGTACATCAACGGAGATATGAACAATGACTTTCACGCACAGCTGACGGTAAGAAATAACGGAACGCTCACCGTGACGGGTGACTTTAACAACGGGTTACAACCCAATGGTGATCCTGCAGACCAGGGTTATGTAGATGTGGATGGTGGTTCTGTCTCGATTGGCGGCAACTTGAATAACTCCGCTGGGAGTTCGATTGATATAGACGGAGGAGGGTCGTTTGCTGTAGCCGGAAATGTTACAAATGGCAACGAGTCTACACCAGCTTCTATCACGGTTCCTGACGGCACATTCTCCTATGGAGGCACTATGTCCGATCCTCATAGCGGGGTTTCGGCATCCTCAGGAGATTCGGAGTGTGCAGATGGTTGCTGTGGATCTGGTTGCGCAGCATTGCCCGTGTCATTGATCACTTTTGACGCCCTGCAGGAGGACGATCAGGTGCTTCTGAGTTGGAGTACTGCCACGGAAAAAGACAATGATTACTTCACTTTGGAGCGCTCTACAGACGGGCGTACTTTTCAACCCATCGCTCAGGTTTCAGGAAATGGTACCTCCAAAGTAATTCAACATTATTCATTCATAGATTACCTGGGTTTTGTTTCCTCCTCCACTTCCGTCTATTATCGCCTTTCGCAAACGGACTATGATGGAACTTTTGAATGGCTCCGCGTAATTGATCTGGGACAAAGTGCACAGGTGAATAGGATCCAGGCATTTCCAAATCCGGCCTGGCAAGGGGATGAACTTCAGATAGAGGGTGTAACGGCCGATATGTCGTGGGAAATATACGCTTTATCCGGTGGGCTGATGGCCAGAGGTTCATTTATTTCAGGCAACAGAATAGATACGCAACACTACAAGCCAGGGACATACCTCTTGAAAAGTTTCAGCGGATCAGCCAGCACCACTGCTAAAATCATCATCCGATAA
- a CDS encoding ABC transporter permease — MTSANPPKLPFRILRWFCKPWYAEVIEGDLLELYHRQVATHPTKARLAAYMNVIRFFRWRYIKDLEDFQPNTPFGMFKTYFKVTMRSMGKNKVQTTLNILGLSMAIAACLLILIHIKYQFAFDKHLPQLENIYRVTLNERGGNTPALLVKQMQADYPEVLNGTRISGPLESVISLQGRYIRQGGGIYADSTFFDLFPATFLAGRSGQVLSGPRDVVLTKRVSDKLFPNGEVVGEEINVDGDDYRITAVIENPPATSSIPYEFILSMPRESWVTNGWWTGNNFYSYLLVDPNANIDQLEGKFPDFVQRYIGPEILGFYDAYATLEDYFAEGHQYSFGLVPMKDIHLHHPRLSLGTGADYQSILTFGGVAVFILLIACINYVNMATARSSLRAKEIGMRKVMGSVKSLIAQQFLLESFVITFIAMVAGLVLALVCLPYFNQVSLGSYGILDIVNLQNALWFFLILIATSLLSGIYPALYLASFRPIAALKGETVKGGGSRMRSGLVIFQFSISLLLMVGTYIVYQQISLMSNRKLGLATEQTYVIRDARKIAGDFGAFKNQLLSQATISQVGLANGYPSGGMADWNYTSVDEDQIQLSPNNIFVSSEILEVWGLKLQSGRFFSANLGTDTMNIVVNETLVKTLGWEEPLGKMLGRSEGHFKIIGVVEDFALGSAKSGNAPVVFRYMNDGVFDIFGGDYLMVKIDGNLRDALEHIEATWDRFLPNYPLDGRFMDDSFQALYDGERRFGLLFSGFSVLAIVIASIGLFTLSAFVLERKRKEIAIRKVLGARVGQIFVRIIAYFGRLIIASTFIAVPVAFYLGHDWLDNYEERIDLSSMIFVIPLALLALISLVTVALQTYRMAANNPLDSLKEE, encoded by the coding sequence ATGACATCTGCCAATCCACCGAAACTGCCCTTCAGAATACTGAGATGGTTCTGCAAGCCCTGGTATGCCGAAGTGATAGAGGGTGACCTGCTGGAGCTTTATCATAGACAGGTGGCCACACATCCAACCAAGGCCAGACTAGCTGCCTACATGAATGTGATTCGTTTTTTCAGGTGGCGATACATCAAAGATTTAGAAGATTTTCAACCTAATACACCTTTTGGTATGTTCAAAACTTATTTCAAAGTGACCATGCGGAGCATGGGTAAAAACAAGGTGCAGACTACATTGAATATTTTGGGTCTTTCAATGGCCATAGCGGCATGTCTCCTCATTCTGATCCACATCAAGTATCAGTTTGCTTTCGATAAGCACCTTCCACAGTTGGAGAATATCTACCGTGTGACATTAAATGAGCGTGGAGGGAACACCCCGGCATTGCTGGTGAAGCAGATGCAGGCTGACTATCCTGAAGTACTAAATGGAACCAGGATTTCGGGGCCTCTGGAAAGTGTGATCTCACTCCAGGGCCGCTACATCAGGCAAGGAGGTGGGATCTACGCGGATTCTACTTTTTTCGATCTGTTTCCTGCTACCTTCCTGGCGGGCAGGAGCGGTCAGGTACTCAGTGGCCCCAGGGATGTAGTGCTTACAAAAAGAGTGTCCGATAAACTTTTCCCTAATGGAGAAGTGGTAGGAGAGGAGATTAATGTAGATGGGGATGATTATAGAATTACGGCTGTCATAGAAAATCCACCAGCGACCAGTTCCATTCCCTATGAATTTATCTTGTCCATGCCACGTGAGTCATGGGTGACCAATGGTTGGTGGACTGGGAATAATTTTTATTCTTATTTGCTTGTTGATCCTAATGCTAACATTGATCAACTGGAGGGTAAGTTTCCTGATTTCGTCCAGCGATACATTGGCCCGGAGATTCTGGGGTTTTATGATGCCTACGCTACCCTTGAAGATTACTTCGCCGAAGGTCACCAGTATTCCTTTGGGCTTGTCCCGATGAAGGACATTCACCTGCATCACCCGCGACTTTCCCTGGGTACAGGGGCAGACTATCAGAGCATACTCACTTTTGGAGGGGTGGCGGTATTTATCCTGCTTATCGCCTGCATTAACTATGTGAATATGGCCACTGCGCGCTCTTCTCTCAGGGCTAAGGAGATCGGTATGAGAAAGGTGATGGGTTCTGTGAAAAGCCTTATTGCTCAGCAGTTTCTTCTTGAGTCATTTGTGATTACATTCATCGCCATGGTGGCCGGGCTCGTGCTGGCGTTGGTTTGCCTCCCATATTTCAACCAGGTGAGTCTGGGAAGCTATGGTATCTTGGACATTGTGAACCTGCAGAATGCCCTTTGGTTTTTCCTCATTTTGATCGCTACCAGTTTGCTTTCCGGGATTTATCCAGCGCTCTACCTGGCGTCTTTTCGTCCCATTGCAGCTTTGAAAGGAGAGACGGTGAAGGGAGGAGGTAGCCGGATGCGCTCAGGGTTGGTAATTTTTCAGTTTTCTATCTCGTTGTTACTCATGGTGGGCACCTACATTGTATATCAGCAGATTTCGCTGATGAGCAATAGAAAACTGGGCCTGGCTACAGAACAGACCTATGTCATCAGAGATGCTCGTAAGATAGCTGGGGACTTTGGAGCTTTTAAGAATCAACTACTCAGCCAGGCGACCATCAGTCAGGTGGGGCTGGCCAATGGATACCCTTCGGGGGGTATGGCTGATTGGAACTATACCTCAGTGGATGAAGACCAAATTCAACTGAGTCCTAATAATATCTTCGTTTCCAGCGAGATTCTGGAGGTATGGGGCTTGAAACTCCAAAGTGGTAGATTTTTTAGCGCGAACCTGGGTACCGATACCATGAATATTGTTGTCAATGAAACGCTGGTGAAAACCCTGGGGTGGGAGGAACCTCTCGGCAAAATGTTGGGTAGAAGTGAAGGGCATTTCAAAATCATCGGCGTAGTGGAGGACTTTGCTCTGGGCTCGGCGAAAAGCGGAAACGCACCAGTAGTGTTTCGGTATATGAATGATGGCGTATTTGATATCTTCGGGGGAGATTATCTGATGGTGAAAATAGATGGTAATTTAAGAGACGCTTTGGAACACATTGAGGCCACATGGGATCGTTTCTTACCCAATTACCCTCTGGATGGTCGATTTATGGATGATTCATTCCAGGCTCTGTACGATGGAGAGCGAAGGTTTGGCTTGTTGTTTTCCGGATTTTCGGTTCTCGCCATTGTCATTGCCTCTATTGGATTGTTTACGCTATCGGCATTTGTGCTGGAGCGCAAGCGCAAGGAAATAGCGATCAGAAAGGTCCTTGGAGCCAGAGTGGGTCAAATCTTTGTGAGGATAATAGCCTACTTCGGACGCCTTATCATCGCCAGTACATTTATTGCTGTGCCGGTTGCGTTCTACCTGGGGCATGATTGGCTTGATAATTATGAGGAACGCATCGATTTGAGTAGTATGATTTTCGTGATCCCTTTGGCATTACTGGCCCTGATTTCGCTGGTCACTGTAGCCCTACAGACCTACAGGATGGCAGCTAATAACCCATTGGATTCTTTAAAGGAAGAGTAG
- a CDS encoding PadR family transcriptional regulator, with protein sequence MKEEKVQIGEFEELVLLVTAILHEDAYGVRVMDEIGAQTGRKVNISGVHTALDRLEKKGYLSSYMGGATAERGGRSKRYFKVTNLGVQVLEINRRVRNTLYDQIPKVLLETR encoded by the coding sequence ATGAAAGAAGAAAAGGTACAGATTGGAGAGTTTGAAGAACTGGTGCTGCTGGTGACGGCCATCCTTCATGAAGATGCCTATGGGGTCAGAGTGATGGACGAGATTGGAGCGCAGACGGGCAGGAAGGTGAATATCAGCGGAGTACACACTGCCCTCGATAGATTGGAGAAAAAAGGCTACCTCAGCTCATACATGGGAGGCGCCACAGCCGAGCGAGGGGGTCGTAGTAAGCGATATTTCAAAGTGACTAATCTTGGGGTACAGGTATTGGAAATCAATCGAAGGGTGAGAAATACTCTTTACGATCAAATACCCAAAGTTTTGCTGGAAACCCGATGA
- a CDS encoding TonB-dependent receptor domain-containing protein translates to MIRNTYTFLFIFLFGITLHGASPIEEAPSIRGQVIDAGTGQPLEFATVSVVRADDKSLITGSITDAEGRFSLAVEPGEYVVKIQFVTFETKEISVIVGQGNRNPDLGTISMKPSVSELDEVVVSGERTQMQLSLDKKVYNVGKDLSSLGGSASDILGNLPSVTVDVEGNVELRGSSSVKVLIDGKPSGLVGLSSTDALRQLQGNMIERVEIITNPSARYDAEGMAGIINIILKKDKGNGLNGSFQVNTGYPHNHGASANVNFRKKWVNLFLNYGVNYNKAPGLGGASQQYMLPDTSYTTDLSRQHIRGGISNNVRFGADFYLNDYSTITTSFLYRYSDELNDSELEYKDYDGNEQLIDYTRREDTETEGDENLEYAVNYTRTFQRQGQKLTADFQYQNNNELEKSDIVQYQGATMAESVPELFQKVRNDEGEKRLMLQSDYIQPFGQKGKVEAGFRSTFREVKNIYNVQEKNDPSEAYVPLDTFSTDFAYNEDVHAFYGIVSNELDKISWQLGLRSETTSINTVFQETGKQRNWQYTNLFPSAFFTYKLKGENQLQLSYSRRINRPRFRELNPFSSFTDNRNFRIGNPELQPEFTDSYETGFLQNLKASSIYYGVYYRHTTQLIRRVSLAPNESGERVQIPYNIGESDALGMEINAAHEFTSWYRVSGNFNFYHQQITGTVGDTINLGARTTTFSTRVSNNFKIPKLFDAQVNVNYQAPQNQSQGRRLSVTVVDVGLTRDIWKNNGTISLSARDLFNSRKWRSITDIPTFYEESTWQWRKGPTFVLTATYRLNQKKQRPERGAGRDEFEGDGGF, encoded by the coding sequence ATGATACGAAACACTTACACTTTTTTATTCATTTTTCTTTTTGGCATCACCCTTCATGGGGCATCACCTATCGAGGAGGCACCTTCTATCAGAGGACAGGTGATTGATGCAGGTACAGGCCAGCCTTTAGAGTTTGCCACGGTGAGTGTGGTGCGTGCGGACGACAAGAGCCTGATCACTGGGAGTATTACAGATGCCGAAGGTCGGTTTAGCCTGGCAGTGGAGCCTGGTGAGTATGTGGTGAAAATTCAGTTTGTTACCTTCGAAACGAAAGAGATTTCGGTCATTGTGGGACAAGGCAACCGCAATCCCGACCTGGGAACCATCAGCATGAAGCCATCGGTGAGTGAACTGGATGAAGTGGTGGTTTCAGGAGAGCGCACTCAGATGCAGCTCAGCCTCGATAAGAAAGTGTATAACGTGGGTAAAGACCTGAGTTCGTTAGGAGGATCCGCCTCTGATATTTTGGGAAATTTGCCGTCTGTCACTGTGGATGTGGAGGGCAACGTGGAGCTCCGTGGGAGCTCCAGTGTGAAGGTACTCATAGACGGCAAACCCTCAGGACTCGTGGGGTTGTCCAGTACAGATGCTTTGCGTCAGCTTCAGGGCAATATGATCGAGCGCGTGGAGATCATCACCAATCCTTCTGCCCGGTATGATGCCGAGGGGATGGCGGGTATCATCAATATCATTTTGAAAAAGGACAAAGGAAACGGTCTCAATGGAAGTTTTCAGGTGAATACCGGCTATCCACACAATCATGGAGCCTCCGCCAATGTTAATTTTAGAAAAAAATGGGTCAATCTGTTTCTGAACTATGGAGTAAACTACAACAAAGCGCCAGGCTTGGGAGGTGCCAGTCAGCAGTATATGCTGCCAGATACTTCCTATACGACTGACCTGAGTCGTCAGCACATCCGGGGTGGGATATCCAATAACGTGAGGTTCGGAGCGGATTTTTACCTCAACGATTACAGTACGATTACCACCTCTTTTCTCTATCGCTACTCTGATGAACTCAATGATTCGGAACTTGAGTACAAAGATTATGATGGCAACGAACAACTCATAGACTATACACGCCGGGAAGACACCGAAACGGAGGGTGATGAGAACCTTGAGTATGCAGTCAACTATACCCGCACCTTTCAGCGTCAGGGCCAAAAACTCACGGCAGACTTTCAGTATCAAAATAACAATGAACTGGAGAAGTCCGACATTGTACAGTATCAGGGAGCTACCATGGCCGAAAGTGTCCCCGAACTTTTTCAAAAAGTGCGCAACGATGAGGGCGAGAAGCGTTTGATGCTTCAGTCGGATTATATCCAGCCATTTGGTCAGAAGGGCAAGGTAGAAGCTGGATTCCGGAGTACTTTCAGAGAAGTGAAAAATATCTATAACGTACAAGAGAAGAATGACCCCTCCGAGGCGTATGTTCCCCTGGATACCTTCAGCACGGACTTTGCCTACAATGAGGATGTACATGCTTTTTATGGTATCGTGAGCAACGAATTGGATAAAATATCCTGGCAGTTGGGGCTTAGAAGTGAGACCACCAGCATCAATACGGTGTTTCAGGAAACAGGCAAGCAGCGAAACTGGCAGTATACCAACCTTTTCCCAAGTGCTTTTTTTACCTATAAGCTCAAAGGTGAAAACCAATTGCAGTTGAGCTACAGCCGTAGGATCAACAGGCCCAGGTTCAGAGAGTTGAATCCGTTTAGCTCCTTTACGGACAATCGTAATTTCCGCATAGGAAACCCTGAGCTTCAGCCCGAATTTACTGATTCATACGAAACCGGATTTCTTCAGAACCTGAAGGCTTCATCTATTTACTACGGGGTGTATTACCGACATACTACTCAGCTGATTCGTAGAGTGAGCCTTGCTCCAAACGAGAGTGGAGAACGGGTGCAGATTCCATACAATATTGGCGAAAGTGATGCACTAGGGATGGAAATCAATGCGGCCCATGAGTTTACCAGTTGGTATCGTGTGAGTGGTAATTTCAACTTTTATCATCAGCAGATTACCGGTACGGTGGGAGACACCATCAATCTGGGAGCACGCACTACCACCTTCAGTACAAGGGTAAGCAACAACTTCAAGATACCTAAGCTTTTTGATGCTCAGGTGAATGTGAACTATCAGGCGCCGCAGAATCAGTCGCAGGGGAGAAGGCTCTCCGTGACGGTGGTCGATGTGGGGCTGACCAGAGATATCTGGAAAAATAACGGGACCATTTCCCTCAGTGCGAGAGACCTCTTCAATTCACGAAAGTGGAGGTCGATCACGGATATACCCACTTTCTACGAGGAGTCCACCTGGCAGTGGCGGAAGGGCCCCACTTTTGTGCTCACCGCTACTTATCGCCTTAATCAGAAGAAGCAAAGACCTGAGCGCGGTGCAGGCCGGGACGAGTTTGAAGGTGATGGAGGTTTTTGA
- a CDS encoding HAMP domain-containing sensor histidine kinase: protein MKLVVKITLYFVLISSIVFLIGAVFSYNAISREIDIEERLFLKERLQSVVGFLEHRNPTHEISRDKMVITPLDELVSDSEIVFTDTLVTHSTLNRIEPHLKLDVIRQVNGRAYKIMLYDLIIEEDDIEDAVRESMVKTYLMLLLVSLVLSLIASYYVFRPFQFTLAAIRDFSIKQTNTPKLPISSTAEFKKLNQFIDEMMQKAQRDYRSLKEFSENASHEIQTPISIVQGKLELLMESSELREDQMELISSAQNALKRLSKMSNSLSLLTKIENKEFSDFAPVNVSKLLSELLFDFKELIELKQITLTIDVEPDVEVSGNATLLGILMTNLLNNAVRHNRTGGSLRIELTSTGLDITNTGEPLQGNAQDYFMRFKKGSENPDSSGLGLSIVQQICSEHQFSVIYQTSAEQHHLSVRWESRN, encoded by the coding sequence ATGAAACTCGTTGTTAAAATCACCCTGTATTTTGTCCTCATCTCCTCTATTGTATTCCTCATTGGAGCGGTATTTAGCTACAATGCTATAAGCCGTGAGATTGACATAGAGGAGCGGCTTTTTCTCAAAGAAAGACTCCAGTCAGTCGTAGGGTTTCTGGAACACAGAAATCCAACCCACGAAATTTCACGGGATAAGATGGTCATCACACCGCTCGATGAATTGGTGAGCGATAGCGAAATTGTATTTACCGATACCCTCGTCACACACTCAACCCTCAATAGGATAGAGCCGCATCTGAAGCTGGATGTCATTCGACAGGTCAATGGGAGGGCCTATAAAATTATGCTCTATGATCTCATCATAGAAGAAGACGATATCGAGGATGCCGTACGTGAATCAATGGTGAAAACCTACCTGATGTTGCTGCTGGTTTCGCTCGTTCTTAGTCTCATTGCTTCCTACTATGTATTCAGGCCCTTTCAGTTTACACTGGCTGCTATCCGGGATTTCTCTATCAAGCAGACCAATACACCAAAACTTCCCATTTCGTCCACAGCGGAGTTTAAAAAACTCAACCAGTTCATTGACGAAATGATGCAAAAAGCTCAAAGGGATTATCGCTCGCTGAAGGAGTTTTCGGAAAATGCTTCACATGAAATACAGACACCCATTTCTATAGTTCAAGGCAAGCTGGAGTTGCTCATGGAGTCATCCGAGCTCCGCGAAGATCAGATGGAGCTCATCTCCTCAGCACAGAATGCGCTGAAGCGACTGAGTAAGATGAGCAATTCACTCTCACTCCTCACTAAGATCGAAAATAAGGAATTTTCGGATTTTGCACCTGTCAATGTTTCTAAGCTTTTGTCGGAGTTGCTATTTGATTTCAAAGAGCTAATAGAGCTGAAACAGATTACGCTCACCATAGATGTGGAGCCTGATGTGGAGGTCTCTGGCAATGCTACGCTACTGGGTATTCTGATGACGAATCTGCTGAACAATGCTGTAAGACATAATCGTACCGGCGGCAGCCTCCGTATCGAGCTTACCTCCACCGGTCTGGACATCACCAACACGGGCGAACCTCTCCAGGGCAATGCGCAGGATTATTTCATGCGATTCAAAAAGGGGTCAGAAAATCCTGATTCCTCCGGGCTGGGGCTATCTATTGTTCAGCAGATCTGTTCAGAACATCAATTCTCTGTTATTTATCAAACTTCTGCCGAACAACATCACCTCTCGGTACGTTGGGAAAGTAGAAATTAG
- a CDS encoding response regulator transcription factor, with amino-acid sequence MKLLVIEDHDQLSANIRTYLHGEGYVCEVAGSYQQAVEKLYAYQYDLVALDLMLPDGNGLDLLRTIKENWPQICVLIISAKNALDDKIKGLDLGADDYLAKPFHLAELNARLRAIFRRKNQQGDDKIQFEDMELNTQTFEVVVGGQVLDLTRKEFELIQYLLLNQNRVLTKQSIAEHLWGDYMDTADSFDFVYQHIKNLRKKVAEAGGTDYIHTVYGVGYKFKKG; translated from the coding sequence ATGAAACTACTTGTCATAGAGGATCATGATCAACTTAGCGCCAATATTCGCACCTATCTCCACGGGGAGGGCTATGTGTGTGAAGTGGCAGGCAGCTACCAGCAGGCCGTGGAGAAACTTTATGCCTATCAGTATGATCTGGTGGCACTAGACCTCATGCTGCCTGATGGCAATGGTCTGGACCTGCTTCGAACCATCAAGGAAAACTGGCCTCAGATCTGCGTGCTGATTATTTCCGCTAAAAATGCCCTTGATGACAAAATTAAGGGCCTCGATCTGGGAGCAGATGACTACCTGGCCAAGCCCTTCCATCTGGCTGAACTCAACGCCCGCCTGAGGGCGATTTTTCGAAGAAAAAACCAGCAGGGGGATGACAAAATCCAGTTTGAAGACATGGAACTTAACACTCAGACCTTTGAGGTAGTGGTGGGAGGACAGGTGCTTGACCTCACCCGTAAAGAGTTTGAACTGATCCAGTATCTCCTGCTCAATCAAAATCGTGTGCTCACCAAGCAGTCCATCGCAGAGCACCTTTGGGGGGACTATATGGACACCGCCGATTCTTTCGACTTTGTATATCAGCACATCAAAAATCTACGTAAGAAAGTCGCTGAAGCAGGAGGTACCGATTACATTCATACCGTCTACGGCGTGGGTTATAAATTCAAAAAAGGATGA